From Bradyrhizobium erythrophlei:
ACAAAAGTGCGAAGCCGCGATGGCCGTTGGAGCGCTCGATCCCGGAGTTCCCTACGAAAGTAGGTGGGCACCATATGACCGGATCCACGGACCCGGCCAGGGACAGTTCCCGGAAGGATCGATAAGGCCCCGGGGATATATGGCTCCTGACGCGCGACACAGCTTCGCAGGGCCAATGTAACCACGGTTATCCCAAACCGCCAGCGCTAACGCCCGGCTTGGTCAACCAATCGCGACCCCGCCGCCGATGGTGCGATTGAGCACCTGGGTGGTGCGTTCGATGCGGTCGGCAGCCGAATTGAGCGCGTTGGCCACCGCGACCTGCGTGGCACGGGCGCGATCGGCTGCGGCGGTGCGGACGCCGCGCAAGGCTTCGAGTTCTTCTTCGAGCTTGCGGATGTGCGGGCCGGTATCGAGCAATTCGTCGCACACCGTCAGCGCCGCCATCACGACCAGGCGCGCATCGCCGATCTCGCCGAACTTGCCGCGCAGGCTCTGGATGCGCGATTCGAGGCTCTCGGCGAGCTTCAACAGCCGAACCTCCTGGCCTTCCTCGCAGGCCATCCGGTATTGCCGGCCGTTGATGGTGACGTTGATGTGGCTCATGAATCTTCTCCGGCGTGGAGTACCGAACGGATGGTGCCGATCGCCGCGTCCAGCCGGTCGGCGATCTCGCGATTGACGCGCTCGAGCCGGCGCGATTTCACCAGCGAGCCGTCGAGTTCGTCGGCGAGCCGCGAGCGATCCGCACCCAAGGCCTGGATCCGGCTCGCCAGCTCGTTTTCGTCGCGATCGGCTTCGCGGCGCCGCTCGACCGCGCTTTCCAGCGCCTCGAGCGCTGCCATCAGCCGCCGCGTCGCGACGTCAATATCGGCCGATGAGGGCTCAATGTTGCCCGAACCGTTCGCGGGGCGATCACTCATGCGTCAACGCGCACCTCCAATTGAAGCCTGGACGAAGCAGCCGCACCCGGAAAATTACCGGTTCGGCAAGCGTTTAGACGATGAAATTTACGTGGCAAGCGAGGCAAGCGCAACGCCGGTTGCAAGCTATGCACCGCTAAGCAACTTTTCGGGCCCGAGCCGCGTTTCATTGCCTTGGACTCCCGGAACCGAGATGCTATCCAGCCTTGACTTCCCGTTGCCAACAACGCTTGCGCGGAGGCCGTTCGCCATGCGGCGGATCGCCACCAAACAGCTCATTTCAGGCGGATTTTCAACATGACGCGCGTCGATCATTCCCGCATGGCCAATGCGATCCGCGCACTGGCCATGGATGCTGTCGAAAAGGCGAATTCCGGCCATCCCGGCCTGCCGATGGGCGCCGCCGACGTCGCCACCGTGCTGTTCACGCAGTTTTTAAAGTTCGACGCGTCGGATCCCCGCTGGCCCGACCGCGACCGTTTCATTCTTTCGGCCGGGCACGGCTCGATGCTGCTCTATGCGCTGTTGTACCTGACCGGCAACAAGGACATGACGATCGAAGAGATCGAGAACTTCCGCCAGCTCGGCTCCAAGACCCCCGGTCACCCGGAGAATTTCATCACTTCCGGTGTCGAGACCACCACCGGCCCGCTCGGCCAGGGCGTCGCGTTCTCGGTCGGCTCCGCGCTGGCCGAGCGGCTGCTGGCGGCCGAATTCGGCGACGATATCGTCGACCACTACACCTACGTGCTGTGCTCCGACGGCGATCTGATGGAGGGCGTCAGCCATGAGGCGCTGGCGCTCGCCGGCCATTTGAAGCTCAGGAAGCTGATCTTCCTGTACGACGACAACGGCATCACCATCGACGGCCCGATCACGCTGACCGACGATGTCGACCAGGTGGCCCGCTTCAAGGCCCATGGCTGGGATGCGGTGCGAATCGACGGCCAAGACCAGAAGGCGATCGCCGCAGCGATCAGCCAGGCGCAGACCTCCGAACGTCCCTCGCTGATCGCCTGCAAGACCACGATCGGCTTCGGCGCTCCGCACAAGGCGGGCACCTCGAAGGCCCATGGCGAGGCGCTCGGCGCCGAAGAACTCGCCGGCGCCAAGAAGGCACTGGGCTGGAATTACGGCCCGTTCGAGGTCCCCGACGACGTGCTGGCCGCCTGGCGCAATGTCGGCAAGCAGGGCGCCAGCGCCAATGCCGACTGGCTCAGCCGCTTCGAGGCCAAGCCCGACGCGCTGCGCAGCGAATTCATGCGGCGGGTGATCGACCGCAAGCGTCCGGCCGTTCTCGCCGACGTCATCCGCAAGCTCAAGGACAGGCTGGTCGCCGAGCCGCCGACGGTCGCTACCCGCAAGGCGAGCGAGATGGCGCTCGAGGTGCTGGTGCCTGTGATGCCCGAACTGCTGCTCGGCTCGGCCGATCTGACGCCCTCCAACAACACCCGCACCAAGGGCCTGAAGGAAGTGACGCCGGACGATTACAGCGGCCGCTACATCCATTACGGCATCCGCGAGATGGGCATGGCGGCGGCCATGAACGGCCTCTCGGCCCATGGCGGCTTCGCGCCGGCCGGCGGGACCTTCCTGTGCTTCACCGATTATGCGCGGCCCTCGATGCGGATCGCGGCGCTGTCGCATACGTCGGTCGTCTACATCATGACCCATGATTCGATCGGGCTCGGCGAAGACGGCCCGACGCACCAGCCGGTCGAGCATCTCGTAGCCCTTCGCGCGATGCCCAACATGCGGGTGTTCCGCCCGGCGGACGCAGTGGAGACCGCCGAATGCTGGCAACTGGCGCTGGAGAACCTGACCGGTCCGACCGTGCTGGCGCTGTCGCGGCAGGCCCTGACCCCGGCACGGACCAAGGCCAGTGCCGATAATCTGTGCAGCAGCGGCGGTTACGAACTGATCGCGGCGCAGGGCGAGGCCAGGGTTTCGCTGTATGCCTCGGGCTCCGAGGTCGAGATCGCCGTCACCGCCCAGAAAGCGCTGGCCGGGCGCGGTATCGCGACGCGCGTGGTATCGGTGCCCTCGCTGGAACTGCTGCTGGCGCAGCCGGCGGACCGGCGCAAAGCGATCATCGGCGATGCCCCGGTCAAGATCGCGATCGAGGCAGCGGTGCGGTTCGGCTGGGACGCGGTGATCGGGCCGGACGGCGACTTCATCGGCATGCACTCTTTCGGCGCCAGCGGGCCGGCCAAGGCGCTGTACAAGCATTTCGGGATCACGGCCGACGCGGTGGTGGAGGCCGCGTCAAAGCGCCTGAACGGGAAGTAACCCTATCCGCGCGATCGGGATTATGATGCATTGCAACGATCATTCATTCAGGGCATGAAATAGCCCTAGAACGGCATAGGAAACGGCCAAACCGCCCGCAAAGAGCGGGATTTTGAACCTTTGAGGAGAAATAAAATGGCGATCCGGGTCGGAATCAACGGGTTTGGCCGCATCGGCCGCAACGTCCTGAGGGCCATCGCCGAGTCCGGCCGCAAGGATATCGAAGTGATCGGCATCAACGACCTCGGACCGGTCGAGACCAACGCCCATCTCTTGCGGTTTGATTCGGTGCACGGCCGCTTTCCCGGCACCGTGACGGTCGACGGCGATTCAATCAGCCTCGGCAACGGCAAGATCAAGGTTTCCGCCGAGCGCGATCCGTCCAGGCTGCCGTGGAAGGAACTCGGCGTCGACATCGCGCTGGAATGCACCGGCATCTTCACCGCCAAGGACAAGGCCTCCGCGCACCTGACCGCCGGGGCCAAGCGCGTGCTGGTTTCGGCGCCGGCCGACCATGCCGACGCGACTATCGTCTATGGCGTCAACCACGACAAGCTGAGCAAGGATCATCTGGTCGTCTCCAACGGCTCCTGCACCACCAACTGCCTTGCGCCGGTCGCAAAAGTGCTGAACGACACCGTCGGCATCGAGACCGGCTTCATGACCACGATCCATGCCTATACCGGCGACCAGCCGACGCTCGACACGCTGCACAAGGATCTCTATCGCGGCCGGGCGGCGGCGATGTCGATGATCCCGACCTCGACCGGCGCGGCCAAGGCGATCGGCCTGGTGTTGCCGGAACTGATGGGCAAGCTCGACGGCGTCTCGATCCGGGTGCCGACCCCGAACGTCTCGGTGATCGATCTCAAGATCGTCGCGACGCGCAAAACCACCAAGGAAGAAATCAACGAGGCGATGAAGCGCGCTGCAGAGCAGCAGCTCAAGGGCATCCTGGGCTTTACCATTTTTCCCAACGTCTCGATCGACTTCAACCACGACCCGCATTCCGCCACCTTCCACATGGACCAGACCAAGGTGCAGAACGGCACGCTGGTGCGGGTGATGGCGTGGTACGACAATGAATGGGGTTTTTCCAACCGCATGGCGGACACCGCCGTGGCGATGGGGAAACTGCTCTGATTTTGTGAGCTCATGGTTCGAGACGCGCGCCAAACGGCGCGCTCCTCGCCATGAGGGAGAAACCTCATCCTGAGGGGCCTGGCGTAGCGAGGCGTCTCGAAGGATGAGTCTGCGAGACCTTCAATGACAAAAACATTCCGCACCCTCGATGACGTCGACGTGAAGGGCAAGCGCGTGCTGCTGCGCGTCGACCTCAACGTGCCCATGGAAAATGGCCGCGTCACCGACGCCACGCGGCTCGAGCGCGTCGCGCCCACCATCACCGAGATTTCCGCCAAGGGCGGCAAGGTGATCCTGCTGGCGCATTTCGGCCGGCCCAAGGGCCGCGACCCCAAGGAATCGCTGAAGCCGGTCGCAGCCGAACTTTCGCAGGTGATCAACAAGCCGGTCGCGTTTGCCGACGAATGCATCGGCGAGGTCGCGCAGAAGGCGGTCGCCGCGATGAAGGATGGCGACATCCTCTGCCTGGAGAATACCCGCTTCCACAAGGAAGAGGAAAAGAACGATCCCGCCTTCGTGGCCGAACTGGCAAAGCTCGGCGACATCTGGGTCAACGACGCCTTCTCGGCGGCGCACCGCGCCCACGCCTCGACCGAAGGCCTCGGCCACAAATTGCCGGCCTATGCGGGCCGCACCATGCAGGCCGAACTCGACGCGCTCGGCAAAGCGCTGGACCACCCGACCAAACCGGTGATCGCGATCATCGGCGGCGCCAAGGTCTCGACCAAGATCGATCTCCTCGAGAACCTGGTGCGCAAGGTCGATGCGCTGGTGATCGGCGGCGGCATGGCCAACACCTTCCTGCATGCGCAGGGCGTCGGCATCGGCAAGTCGCTGGCGGAGAAGGATCTGGCGGCGACCGCCTTGCGGATCATCGAGAAGGCGGAAGCCGCCAATTGCGCGATCATCCTGCCGGTCGACGCCGTGGTCGCGTTCAAATTCGAAGCCAATACGCCGTCCCAGGCCTATGGCCTCGATGCGATCCCCGCCGACGGCATGATCCTCGACGTCGGCCCGCAGTCGGTCGCGCGGATCCATGCCGCGATCGACGATGCGGCGACGCTGGTCTGGAACGGTCCGCTCGGCGCCTTCGAGATGACGCCGTTCGACAGGGGAACCATGGTCGCGGCGAAGCACGCAGCCGTGCGGACCAAGGCGAAGAAGCTGATTTCGGTCGCCGGCGGCGGCGATACCGTGGCGGCGCTGAACCAGGCCGGCGTGGCCTCGGATTTCACGTATGTTTCGACCGCGGGCGGCGCGTTTCTTGAATGGATGGAGGGGAAACCCTTGCCAGGCGTCGAAGTTTTGAAGATACGCTGAATTTTTATTCCATAGCGGGCTACCGGCCCCAACGCGGAGAACAGGACCCATGGCTCGCATCACGTTGCGTCAATTGCTCGACCACGCGGCGGAACACGATTACGGCGTGCCGGCCTTCAATATCAACAACATGGAGCAGGCGCTCGCGATCATGGAGGCCGCCTCGACCCTGGATGCGCCCGTGATCATCCAGGCCTCCCGCGGCGCGCGCTCCTATGCCAACGACGTGATGCTCAAGCACATGATGGACGCGGTGACCGAAATCTATCCGCAGATCCCGGTCTGCGTGCATCTTGACCACGGCAACGGCCCCGACACCTGCATGACCGCGATCCAGGCCGGCTTCACTTCCGTCATGATGGACGGTTCGCTGAAGGCCGACGGTAAGACGCCCGCCGACTGGGATTACAATGTCGGCGTCACCAGGACCGTCACCAGCATGGCCCATCTCGGCGGCATCTCGGTGGAAGGCGAACTCGGCGTGCTCGGCTCGCTCGAGACCGGCATGGGCGACAAGGAAGACGGCCACGGCGCCGAAGGCAAGCTGTCCCACGACCAGTTGCTCACCAATCCCGACGAGGCGGTCAAGTTCGTCAAGGAGACAAGAGTCGACGCACTGGCGATCGCGATGGGCACCTCGCATGGCGCCTACAAATTCACCCGCAAGCCGGACGGCGACATCCTCGCCATGAACGTGATCGAGGAAATCCACCGCAAGCTGCCGAACATGCACCTGGTGATGCATGGTTCATCCTCGGTGCCGCAGGACCTGCAGGACATTATCAACGCCAATGGCGGCAAGATGAAGCCGACCTGGGGCGTGCCGGTTTCCGAAATCCAGCGCGGCATCAAGAACGGCGTGCGCAAGATCAACATCGACACCGACAACCGCATGGCGATGACCGGACAGATCCGGAAAGTGCTGCACGACAACCCGGAAGAATTCGATCCGCGCAAATATCTCAAGCCCGCGATGGAAGCGATGGCCAAGCTGTGCAAGCAGCGGCTGCAGGAATTCAATACCGCCGGCCAGGCCGGCAAGATCAAGAAGGTCCTGACCACCGCCGAGATGGCCAAGCGCTACGTCAAGGGCGAGCTCGATCCGAAGGTCGCATGACCGGCGGCTCCTCCTGAACGAGCCGCCAGCCTCGCTGTTCCGGCGGCCGGTCTCGTCGGCTTTCTGGGCATTTTCTCGGTCAGTTTCTTGGTCAGTTTCTTGGGTCTTGCCCGAGAACGGTCTAGTTTGACTTGCAAAGCAACCGCGCATCCGGAGGAGGCAACCGATGAATCTCGCCGATCTCAACAAGGTCGCGCTCGCCATGGTCGTGCCCGGCAAGGGCATCTTGGCCGCCGACGAATCCACCGGCACCATCAAGAAGCGCTTCGACGCCATCAACGTGGCGTCGACCGAGGAGACGCGCCGCGACTATCGCGAGATGCTGTTCCGTTCCTCCGAGGCGATGAGCAAGTACATTTCCGGCGTCATCCTCTACGACGAGACCATCTGGCAGGCCGCGAAAGACGGCACGCCGCTGGTCAAGCTGATCGAGCAGGCCGGCGCCATCCCCGGCATCAAGGTCGACGAGGGCACACAGAGCCTGCCGCAATGCCCCGGCGAGCTCGTTACCGTCGGGCTCGACAAGCTCGCCGAGCGCCTGAAGAAATATTACGAGCGCGGCGCGCGGTTCGCGAAATGGCGGGCCGTGATCGATATCGGCAGCGGCATTCCCTCAATGACCGCGATCCATGTCAATGCCCACGCGCTGGCGCGCTACGCCGCTTTGTGCCAGGTCGCGCAGATCGTTCCGATCGTCGAGCCGGAAGTGCTGATGGATGGCGATCACGACATCGATCGCTGTTTCGAGGTGACGAGCCGCGTGCTCAACAAGACCTTTCAGGAATTGCGGGTACAGCGCGTCGCCCTGGAAGGCATGGTCCTGAAACCCAACATGGCGATCTCGGGCAAGAAGAGCGCAAATCAGGCTTCCGTCGCGGAAGTCGCGGAGAAGACCGTCCGGCTCTTGAAGGCCTGCGTGCCCGCGGCGGTGCCCGGCATCGCCTTCCTCTCCGGCGGACAATCCGACGAGGGCGCCACCGCGCATCTTGACGCCATGCACCGGATCGGCGGCCTGCCCTGGCCTCTTACCTTCTCCTACGGCCGCGCGCTGCAGGCGGCGCCGCAAAAGGCGTGGTCGGGCAGACCCGAGAACATCGCCGCCGGCCAGCGTGCCTTCACCCACCGCGCGCGAATGAATTCGCTCGCGACCAGGGGCGAATGGAAGGCCGAGCTGGAACAGAAGGCGGCATAGATTGGCCACTAAACCTGCTCCGCCGCGCCCTCAGCCGCGTCTCTATCTTGCGACGCCCGAGGTGGACGATCCCGCGGGCCTGATCGGAAGCCTGCCCGATCTGCTTGCCGCGGCCGACATCGCGGCGGTGCTGCTGCGGCTGAAACCCACTGACCAGCGCACCATGATCGCGCGGGCCAAGGCGCTCGCGCCTGTCGTTCAGAACAGCGATGCGGCGCTGCTGCTCGACGGCCATGTCGAACTGGTCGCGCGGGCCGGCGCCGACGGCGCGCATCTGACCGGCATCGCGGCCCTCGAGGACGCACTGCCGTCGCTGAAGCCCGACCGCATCGCCGGCCTCGGGGGCCTTGCGACGCGCCACGATTCGATGACCGCGGGCGAGCTCGGCGCGGATTACGTGCTGTTCGGCGAGCCCGACGCCAAAGGCCAGCGGCCCTCGGTCGAGGCGATCGCCGAGCGGCTGGGATGGTGGGCCGAATTGTTCGAGCCGCCCTGCGTCGGCTTTGCGGCGTCGCGCGAGGAGGCCAATGAATTCGCCGCCGCGGGGGCGGATTTCGTGCTGGTCGGCGATTTCATCTGGGCCGATCCGCGCGGCGCGGCGGCAGCGCTGGAGGACGTCGAGCAGGCCATCCGCCAAGCGTACACGGCGGCCGGAAACGCCAGAGCCGAACAGGGATAGCGCCGGAACATGCAGCGCTTGCGCCCCATTTCGATTGTTGCCTGCTGCCTGCTATGGACGGCAAACGCTCACGCGCAGATCTCGCTGACGCCTCCGGCTGCCGACGCACCCAAGCCGGCTGCGAAGCCGGCAACACAGCCCCACACGCTCGCCAAGAAGCCTGCCGCCGCGCCAGCACCGAAACCGGCGGCAACATCGGCGCCGGCCGTAACCGTCGTGCCGACGCCGCCCCCTGACGATCCCAATGTCGATCTGGTCTACGGCCTTTATCAGCGCGGCATGTACAAGTCCGCGTTCAACCTCGCGAGCATGCGCGCGGTGGCCGGCGATACCAAGGCGATGACCATGCTCGGCGAGCTTTACGCCAATGCGCTCGGCGTCAAGCGCGACTTCGCCAAGGCTGCCGACTGGTACAAGCGCGCCGCCGATGCCGGTGACCGCGAGGCCATGTTCGCGCTGGCGATGCTGCGCCTGGAAGGCCGCGGCGGCGCGCCCAACCGCGAAGAGGCGGTAAAGCTGCTGGCATCGTCCGCAAAACTCGGCAACCCGAAGGCGGCCTACAACCTGGCGCTGCTCTATCTCGACGGCCAGACGCTGCCGCAGGACGTCAAGCGTGCCGCCGAGTTGCTCCGGCAAGCCGCCGATGCCGGCAATCCGGAAGCGCAATACGCGCTGGCGACCTTCTACAAGGAAGGCACCGGCGTTCCCAAGGACATCGACAAGGCGGTCCGGCTGCTACAGGCGGCGGCGCTCGCCGACAATGTCGACGCCGAAGTCGAGTATGCCATCGCGCTCTATAACGGAACCGGCACACCGAAGAACGAGGCCGGAGCAGTGGCGCTGTTGAGCAAAGCCGCCCGCCAAAACAGCGCGATCGCGCAGAACCGGCTCGCCCGGGTGCTGGTGACCGGCCAGGGCGTCCCGATGGACAAGGTCGAGGGCCTGAAATGGCACCTGATCGCCAAAACCGCCGGAAAAGGCGACCCCATGCTCGACGACGAGCTGGCCCGCCTGAGCCCGGAAGACCGCGCCAAGGCAGAGGCCGGCGCGCGCAAATGGCTGGGCAGTCCGGTCTTGACGCCACGGTAACCGCAGGGCACCCACTACCAGCGCGGTCAGCAAAAGTGGCGTCCGGTTTTGCGTTCGACCGCGCGCAAAAAATCAGGCCAATTCCGCCATACCCGTCCCAGACCTGACGCTCAGGTCGCCTTGAGCCGAGATCATGCTGCATTCAGCCCTTATCAACGTCATGGTCAAAGCCGCGCGACGCGCCGGCCGCAGCCTCAAACGCGACCTCGGCGAAATCGAGAACCTTCAGGTATCGCTGAAGGGGCCGGCCAATTTCGTCAGCCTCGCCGACAAGCGCGCCGAGCAGATGCTGCTCGAGGACCTCACCAAGGCGCGGCCGGGCTATGGCTTCATCGGCGAGGAAGGCGGCGCGCGCGAAGGCCAGGACAAGACCCACACCTGGATCGTCGATCCGCTCGACGGCACCACCAATTTCCTCCACGGCATCCCGCAATTCGCGATTTCGATCGGCCTGCAGCGCGAAGGCACCATCATTGCCGGGGTGATCTACAATCCCGCCAACGACGAGCTCTATATCGCCGAGCGCGGCAAGGGCGCCTTTCTCAACGACCAGCGGCTGCGCGTCGCCGGCCGCCGCCAGCTCGGCGACTGCGTGATCGGCTGCGGCCTGCCGCATATCGGCCGTGGCGACCACGATTTGTCCCGCCGCGAAATGATCGAAATCCAGAACCGGGTGGCGGGCCTGCGCCGCTTCGGCGCCGCCTCGCTCGACATGGCCTTCGTCGCCGCCGGCCGGCTCGACGGCTATTGGGAACGCAATCTGCAGTCCTGGGACATGGCGGCGGGCCAGATCATGGTCCGCGAGGCCGGCGGCACCGTCTCCGGCATCGAAGGCAATGACGATGCGCTGACGAGCGGCAACGTGATCAGCGGCAATGAAGCGATCCATGCCGAGCTGCTGAAGATTCTGAAGCCGCTGGGGAAGTGACCGTGTTGTCGTTCTAGGGCGGGGTGACTTTTATCTTCGAATCGTCATCCCACTCTAGCTTTTGTTTGAGCATGATCTCCGAGCAAACGCTTCGCGTTTGTCGAGGGAAAACCGGTTCCCACTTTTCCGGATCATGCTCTAGGCTGTCCGCTTCCTGATACCGCTGGCAACGGCCAGGCGGACTCCCGACATACGCTGCACCTGGCCGATGACGGCAAACAGGTTATTTGCGCGCGGTCTGGCGCAGCGCCTCTTCCTCCGCCTCCTGCAGCGTCGATTCAGGCTCCTTGTAGAAGCACGACGAATATTTGCGATTCGGGCCGAGTACGCGGGCGAAGAAGGTAGCCGGCACCTCGTAATGCGAGGCGTTGGCCGCCTCGGTGTACTCGGCAATGGCGCGAGCCGCCATCTCGCCGGCAAAGCAGGCGTCGCTGTCGGCGTTGCCGCTCGCGAGCCGCGTCGCGGTGCGCGAGCACAGCCGCTGCACGGCGGCGCGAATCACGAGGTCAGGCAGCGGCACCCGCTCGGCGGTGCCGATCATCCTGGATACGACGCTCATATGACCACTCCCTTGTGCGGTGACAGCGGAAAGAACGGGGAAGTGCACGACTGACCGGATACGCCAGCCAGGCCATCGCCATCAGGATCGACGGCGACACCCCGATCCCGGCCAGCGCTTCGGGATACCCAACCGTCATGCAAAAATTCCGTTAACCGCCTCAGGCGGCAAAGATTTGTGAAATACGCACAGACCTAAGCCGGGTTTCGCGCCGAAGTTCCCTTTTCCGCCCCAATCGGACAGCAACTAGCTTTTCTCTGCGCCGCGCTGTGCCATATTGGTGCCTCGAAACCGCCTCCTCGCAACGGATACATCGGCAATGCCTTCAGGCTCCTCACCCCGCTCCGCGATGGAGATCGCACTGACCAAATTGTCCTCGCCGCGGATCTTCCTGGTGCGAATGCTGGTGTTTCTGGTGCTGTGCGCGCTGGTCGCGGTCGTGCTCTACAAGCAGATCGTGGTCGCGTTCTTCGCCAATCCCGGCCTCAACGCGCTGATTGGCATGGTGCTCGCGGTCGGCACCATCCTGTCGTTCCGGCAGGTGATCCGGCTTTATCCCGAGGTCGCCTGGGTCAACAATTTCCGCATCGCCGATCCGGGCCTCGCGGTCGAGCGGCACCCGACCCTGCTGGCGCCGATGGCGGCGATCCTCGGCGGCGAGCGCACCGGGCGGATGTCGATCTCGCAGCAGACCATGCGGCATCTCCTGGATTCCATCGCGACAAGGCTCGACGAGGCGCGCGACATTTCCCGCTACATGACCGGCCTCCTGGTGTTTCTCGGCCTGCTCGGCACCTTCTGGGGCCTGATCGAAACCGTGGGCTCGGTCGGCAAGGTGATCGACGGGCTGAAGGTCGGCGGCGACGCCGGCGCGCTGTTCGACACGCTGAAGGAAGGCCTCGCCGCGCCGCTCGGCGGCATGGGCATTTCGTTTTCATCCTCGCTGTTCGGCCTCGCCGGTTCCCTGATCCTCGGTTTTCTCGACCTGCAGTCGAGCCAGGCGCAGAACCGTTTCTATACCGACCTCGAAGACTGGCTTGCCTCCACGGTGCGGGAATATTCCGGCGAGGGCTCAAGCGGCGACGCTTCCGGGGGCGAATTGCAGGCCGTGGTCGAACGGTTGCGGTCGACGCTCGAAGAAGGCGGCGCCAGCCGCGGCACCACGGCAGCGATGGCCAATCTCGCCGAGGCGATCCAGGGCCTGGTCGCGCACATGCGCACCGAGCAGCAGATGATCCGGGAATGGGCCGACGGCCAGGGCGAGCAGAACCGCGAGATCAAGAAACTGCTCGAGCGGCTCGCGCGCCAGCCCGAGAAGAGTTAGTTGGATACGAGACGTTGCAACAGCGGAAGTGCGCCGCCTCTCCCTCTGGGAGAGGGTTGGGGTGAGGGGTTACGGTCTATCGATAGTCTGTAACCCCTCACCCGGCGCTACGCGCCGACCTCTCCCTGCGGGAGAGGCTAAGACATTCGCGGAGGATTTTCAAAATGGCCCTCGCCCGTGCCCGCCGCAACGAAACTGGATTCAATTACTGGCCGGGATTCGTCGACGCGCTGTCGACGCTGGTGCTCTCGATCGTGTTCCTGCTTTCGGTGTTCCTGGTGGTGCAGTTCTTCCTGTCGCAGCAGATCACCGGCAAGGACAAGGCGCTGGAGCTGCTCAACGCCAAGATCGCGCAGCTCAACGATCTGCTGTCGCTGGAAAAGCTCGGCAAGATCAGTCTCGACGACGAAATCTCGCAGCTCCGCGCCGGGCTGGCGACGGCGGAGTCCGAGCGCGATCGCGTCAGGGGGCTCTATGAAGGCCTGGCCGGCGCCGGCAACGACGCCGCCGGCCGCGCCAACGAACTCAACAAGGCGCTGGATTCCGAGAAAGGCGTATCGGCACGCGCGCTGGCGCAGATCGAAGTGCTGAACCAGCAGATCGGCGCGCTGCGCCGCCAGCTCGCGGCGCTCGAAGATGCGCTCAATGCTTCCGAGAAGCGTGACA
This genomic window contains:
- a CDS encoding thiamine phosphate synthase; the encoded protein is MATKPAPPRPQPRLYLATPEVDDPAGLIGSLPDLLAAADIAAVLLRLKPTDQRTMIARAKALAPVVQNSDAALLLDGHVELVARAGADGAHLTGIAALEDALPSLKPDRIAGLGGLATRHDSMTAGELGADYVLFGEPDAKGQRPSVEAIAERLGWWAELFEPPCVGFAASREEANEFAAAGADFVLVGDFIWADPRGAAAALEDVEQAIRQAYTAAGNARAEQG
- a CDS encoding tetratricopeptide repeat protein is translated as MQRLRPISIVACCLLWTANAHAQISLTPPAADAPKPAAKPATQPHTLAKKPAAAPAPKPAATSAPAVTVVPTPPPDDPNVDLVYGLYQRGMYKSAFNLASMRAVAGDTKAMTMLGELYANALGVKRDFAKAADWYKRAADAGDREAMFALAMLRLEGRGGAPNREEAVKLLASSAKLGNPKAAYNLALLYLDGQTLPQDVKRAAELLRQAADAGNPEAQYALATFYKEGTGVPKDIDKAVRLLQAAALADNVDAEVEYAIALYNGTGTPKNEAGAVALLSKAARQNSAIAQNRLARVLVTGQGVPMDKVEGLKWHLIAKTAGKGDPMLDDELARLSPEDRAKAEAGARKWLGSPVLTPR
- a CDS encoding inositol monophosphatase family protein — encoded protein: MLHSALINVMVKAARRAGRSLKRDLGEIENLQVSLKGPANFVSLADKRAEQMLLEDLTKARPGYGFIGEEGGAREGQDKTHTWIVDPLDGTTNFLHGIPQFAISIGLQREGTIIAGVIYNPANDELYIAERGKGAFLNDQRLRVAGRRQLGDCVIGCGLPHIGRGDHDLSRREMIEIQNRVAGLRRFGAASLDMAFVAAGRLDGYWERNLQSWDMAAGQIMVREAGGTVSGIEGNDDALTSGNVISGNEAIHAELLKILKPLGK
- a CDS encoding flagellar motor protein MotA, yielding MPSGSSPRSAMEIALTKLSSPRIFLVRMLVFLVLCALVAVVLYKQIVVAFFANPGLNALIGMVLAVGTILSFRQVIRLYPEVAWVNNFRIADPGLAVERHPTLLAPMAAILGGERTGRMSISQQTMRHLLDSIATRLDEARDISRYMTGLLVFLGLLGTFWGLIETVGSVGKVIDGLKVGGDAGALFDTLKEGLAAPLGGMGISFSSSLFGLAGSLILGFLDLQSSQAQNRFYTDLEDWLASTVREYSGEGSSGDASGGELQAVVERLRSTLEEGGASRGTTAAMANLAEAIQGLVAHMRTEQQMIREWADGQGEQNREIKKLLERLARQPEKS